The following proteins are co-located in the Lepisosteus oculatus isolate fLepOcu1 chromosome 9, fLepOcu1.hap2, whole genome shotgun sequence genome:
- the bcl10 gene encoding B-cell lymphoma/leukemia 10, translated as MDVPHLTEDEMAEIKKEALERLRPYLCDKIIADRHFDYLRSKKILTREDTEEISCRTTHRKKTGKLLDYLAENPRGLDALVESIQLGRSMNFIIAKITDEVQKVKNEKIESIKAGASCSTCVPKCVGATNDLSRTLSNDSNFEKGHDSTLLYHPEGEWSSSSSALGSMNLPCGLDKDVPLSSTVSGSSSAALPKPGDPGAPPLPDELQAEPEGACGSTSSTDALFQPLRSRSLSPP; from the exons ATGGATGTCCCACACCTAACTGAAGATGAAATGGCTGAGATAAAAAAGGAA GCTCTGGAGAGGCTACGGCCGTACCTGTGTGATAAAATCATAGCCGACAGGCACTTTGACTACCTGCGTTCCAAGAAGATCCTGACCCGGGAAGACACAGAGGAGATCAGCTGCAGGACCACCCACCGGAAGAAGACAGGGAAGCTCCTGGACTACCTGGCCGAAAATCCCAGAGGGCTGGACGCCCTGGTGGAGTCCATCCAGCTGGGCCGGTCCATGAACTTCATCATCGCCAAAATCACAGACGAGGTCCagaaagtgaaaaatgaaaaaattgaATCCATTAAAG CGGGAGCCTCCTGCAGCACTTGTGTGCCGAAGTGTGTGGGGGCGACGAACGACCTCTCCCGGACCCTCTCCAACGACTCCAACTTCGAGAAGGGCCACGACTCCACGCTGCTGTACCACCCTGAGGGGGAGTGGAGCTCCAGCTCCTCCGCACTGGGGTCCATGAATCTGCCCTGTGGGCTGGACAAGGACGTCCCGCTCAGCAGCACTGTTTCCGGGTCCTCCTCGGCAGCTCTGCCCAAGCCCGGCGACCCTGGGGCGCCCCCGCTGCCCGACGAGTTGCAGGCGGAGCCAGAAGGGGCGTGTGGGAGCACCAGCAGCACTGATGCTCTCTTCCAGCCCCTCCGCTCACGCTCTCTGTCGCCGCCCTGA
- the ddah1 gene encoding N(G),N(G)-dimethylarginine dimethylaminohydrolase 1 isoform X2 codes for MLLQSRRENISMTEAVGSALKELGLNVVEMVEETATLDGGDVLFTGREFFVGLSRRTNQRGAEILADTFKDYAVSMVPVLHNLHLKSFCSMAGPGLIAIGSSEPAQKALKIMQQMSDHRYDKLTLPDDVAANCVYLNLPDKGHVLLHSSPEQYPDSVKVFEKLKDHMLIPVSNCEKEKVDGALTCSSVLINKRTEI; via the exons ACTGAAGCCGTAGGAAGTGCTCTGAAGGAGCTGGGCCTGAACGTGGTGGAGATGGTGGAAGAGACTGCCACGCTGGATGGGGGAGACGTGCTGTTCacag GTAGAGAGTTCTTTGTGGGCTTATCAAGGAGAACAAACCAGCGAGGAGCAGAAATCCTAGCAGATACATTCAAG GACTATGCTGTTTCCATGGTCCCTGTGCTTCACAACCTGCACCTGAAGAGTTTCTGCAGCATGGCGGGCCCCGGCCTCATTGCTATCGGCTCTAGCGAACCTGCACAGAAAGCCCTGAAG ATCATGCAGCAGATGAGTGACCATCGCTATGACAAACTGACGCTGCCAGATGACGTCGCGGCCAACTGTGTGTATCTGAACCTTCCTGACAAAGGACACGTGCTGCTTCACAGCTCTCCAGAACAGTATCCTGACAGCGTGAAG GTTTTTGAGAAGCTGAAGGATCACATGCTGATTCCAGTCTCCAACTGCGAGAAAGAAAAGGTTGATGGAGCCCTTACCTGCTCATCTGTGCTCATCAACAAAAGAACCGAAATCTGA